The following proteins come from a genomic window of Blastococcus sp. HT6-30:
- a CDS encoding 3-oxoacid CoA-transferase subunit B, which yields MTVARLSHTDMAARVARDIPDGSYVNLGIGMPTLVGDVVSAGKEIVFHSENGILGMGPAPAPGEEDWELINAGKQAVTLLSGGSFFHHTDSFMMMRGGHIDVTVLGAFQVSAQGDLANWATDDAHLPPAVGGAMDLAVGAKRVLVLMMHNTPDGRPKLLPECTYPLTAAQVVDRVYTELAVIDVGPAGFVVRDMVAGLSREELQQRTGAPLEFADEVAVLVPSGR from the coding sequence GTGACCGTCGCCAGGCTCTCGCACACCGACATGGCCGCCCGGGTGGCGCGCGACATCCCCGACGGCTCCTACGTCAACCTGGGCATCGGGATGCCCACTCTCGTCGGCGATGTGGTCTCCGCGGGCAAGGAGATCGTCTTCCACAGCGAGAACGGCATCCTCGGCATGGGCCCGGCGCCGGCGCCCGGCGAGGAGGACTGGGAGCTGATCAACGCCGGCAAGCAAGCGGTCACGCTGCTGAGCGGCGGCTCGTTCTTCCACCACACCGACTCGTTCATGATGATGCGCGGCGGGCACATCGACGTCACGGTGCTGGGCGCTTTCCAGGTGTCCGCGCAGGGGGACCTCGCCAACTGGGCGACCGACGACGCGCACCTCCCCCCGGCGGTCGGTGGGGCCATGGACCTCGCGGTCGGTGCCAAACGAGTGCTCGTCCTGATGATGCACAACACGCCCGACGGCCGGCCCAAGCTGCTCCCCGAGTGCACCTACCCGCTGACCGCCGCCCAGGTCGTCGACCGCGTCTACACGGAGCTGGCCGTGATCGACGTCGGGCCGGCCGGGTTCGTGGTCCGCGACATGGTGGCGGGGCTGAGCCGGGAGGAACTGCAACAGCGCACGGGAGCACCGCTGGAGTTCGCCGACGAGGTGGCCGTCCTGGTCCCCTCCGGCCGCTGA
- a CDS encoding tripartite tricarboxylate transporter substrate binding protein, with protein sequence MRRFRTTGTAVLAASMLVLVACGEDTAEPQAEGGGESAAAEYPTQRMTLIVPYAAGGPITVLGQTVGTCLEEEFGQTVVVDNRPGASGSVGMQAMLAAGNDGHTISVIAVPASATNPLQADVGYTNEDYVPVAVGEVIPSVLAVGEGSQFADAEAFFQYARENPGELTVGTPGATTSQAMELMRMAQLYGVEVTAVPFNGNAEMTTALLGGNVDAVFINSTQDVLENIEAGSFVPLAVSPEERVDYIDAPTLAEVGFPELVYSTSVWGFAAPAGVPDGVVPALESAIENCLSKEETVEVLGEQYVPEEFIGSEAFSAMIDDIVEVYGPVLQD encoded by the coding sequence ATGCGACGCTTCCGCACCACCGGCACCGCCGTCCTGGCGGCATCCATGCTGGTCCTCGTCGCCTGCGGTGAGGACACGGCCGAGCCCCAGGCCGAGGGCGGTGGGGAGTCGGCCGCCGCTGAGTACCCCACCCAGCGGATGACCCTGATCGTGCCCTACGCCGCCGGTGGTCCGATCACCGTCCTCGGGCAGACCGTGGGAACCTGCCTGGAGGAGGAGTTCGGCCAGACCGTGGTGGTGGACAACCGCCCGGGCGCGTCCGGCTCGGTCGGCATGCAGGCGATGCTCGCCGCTGGGAACGACGGCCACACCATCTCCGTCATCGCGGTCCCGGCCTCCGCGACCAACCCGCTCCAGGCCGATGTCGGCTACACCAACGAGGACTACGTGCCGGTGGCGGTCGGTGAGGTGATCCCCTCGGTGCTGGCCGTGGGTGAGGGGTCGCAGTTCGCCGACGCGGAGGCGTTCTTCCAGTACGCCAGGGAGAACCCCGGTGAGCTCACCGTCGGCACTCCGGGCGCGACCACCTCGCAGGCGATGGAGCTGATGCGCATGGCCCAGCTGTACGGCGTGGAGGTGACGGCGGTGCCCTTCAACGGCAACGCCGAGATGACGACCGCGCTGCTCGGCGGCAACGTCGACGCGGTCTTCATCAACTCCACCCAAGACGTCCTGGAGAACATCGAGGCCGGCAGCTTCGTGCCGCTCGCGGTGAGCCCGGAGGAGCGGGTGGACTACATCGACGCGCCGACACTGGCCGAGGTCGGGTTCCCCGAGTTGGTCTACAGCACGTCGGTCTGGGGGTTCGCCGCGCCGGCGGGTGTTCCCGACGGGGTCGTTCCCGCGCTCGAGAGCGCGATCGAGAACTGCCTCAGCAAGGAGGAGACGGTAGAGGTCCTCGGTGAGCAGTACGTGCCCGAGGAGTTCATCGGCTCCGAGGCCTTCTCGGCGATGATCGACGACATCGTCGAGGTCTACGGACCGGTCCTGCAGGACTGA
- a CDS encoding HAD-IIIA family hydrolase yields MANGHDVIMLAQCTVVVPTIGRPSLDVLLDALATAPGPRPAELIVVDDRPDGEPLFLQRPGLPPVRVVRTGGGGPARARNLGWRTARTEWIAFLDDDVVTDPDWYERLAADLRGLPSDVAGSQGRVRVPLPEHRRPTDWERGTAGLATSSWITADLAYRRRALAAVGGFDERFPRAFREDSDLALRIMDTGARLVRGERWITHPVRPADRWVSVRVQAGNADDVLMRRLHGPDWRAPHRADAPLGRRPQHTAVAAAALAAVGLAAARRPRAALVAAAAWAAGTAEFAWLRIGPGPRDRAEVTTMLATSVLIPPLATWHWLKGIVGHRRVQRWRGLPDLVLFDRDGTLVHDFPYNGDPEWVRPVDGAKEALDRLRARGVRVGVVSNQSGVARGLVTREQVDACMARLDELLGPFETVQVCPHGPEDGCGCRKPAPGMVKAACAELGVQPARCVVIGDIGADVEAAAAAGATGIMVPTPVTRSAEVDAAPHVAATLTGAVDDVLAGAW; encoded by the coding sequence ATGGCAAACGGGCACGACGTGATCATGCTCGCGCAGTGCACCGTCGTCGTGCCGACGATCGGGCGTCCCTCGCTCGACGTCCTGCTCGACGCGCTCGCCACGGCGCCGGGCCCGCGACCGGCGGAGCTGATCGTCGTCGACGACCGGCCCGACGGCGAGCCGCTGTTCCTCCAGCGCCCCGGTCTCCCGCCGGTCCGCGTCGTCCGCACCGGGGGCGGCGGGCCCGCGCGCGCCCGCAACCTGGGCTGGCGCACCGCCCGCACCGAGTGGATCGCCTTCCTGGACGACGACGTGGTGACCGACCCGGACTGGTACGAGCGCCTGGCCGCCGACCTCAGGGGACTGCCGTCCGACGTCGCCGGCAGCCAGGGCCGCGTGCGCGTCCCGTTGCCGGAGCACCGCCGGCCCACCGACTGGGAGCGGGGCACCGCCGGGCTGGCCACCTCCAGCTGGATCACCGCCGACCTCGCCTACCGCCGCAGGGCCCTGGCCGCGGTCGGCGGCTTCGACGAGCGCTTCCCGCGTGCCTTCCGCGAGGACTCCGACCTCGCGCTGCGGATCATGGACACCGGCGCCCGGCTGGTGCGCGGCGAGCGCTGGATCACCCATCCCGTCCGGCCGGCCGACCGCTGGGTGAGCGTCCGGGTGCAGGCCGGCAACGCCGACGACGTGCTCATGCGCCGCCTGCACGGGCCGGACTGGCGCGCCCCGCACCGCGCCGACGCCCCGCTGGGCCGCCGTCCGCAGCACACGGCGGTCGCCGCCGCCGCGCTCGCCGCCGTGGGCCTCGCCGCCGCACGGCGGCCTCGGGCCGCGCTGGTCGCGGCGGCGGCCTGGGCCGCCGGTACCGCCGAGTTCGCCTGGCTGCGGATCGGGCCCGGCCCCCGCGACCGCGCCGAGGTGACGACGATGCTCGCCACCAGCGTGCTCATCCCGCCACTGGCCACGTGGCACTGGCTCAAGGGCATCGTGGGCCACCGGCGGGTGCAGAGGTGGCGCGGCCTGCCCGACCTGGTGCTGTTCGACCGCGACGGCACGCTGGTCCACGACTTCCCCTACAACGGCGACCCGGAGTGGGTGCGCCCGGTCGACGGGGCGAAGGAGGCCCTCGACCGGCTGCGCGCCCGCGGTGTGCGGGTGGGCGTGGTCAGCAACCAGTCCGGTGTCGCCCGGGGGCTCGTCACCCGCGAGCAGGTCGACGCCTGCATGGCGCGGCTCGACGAGCTGCTCGGCCCGTTCGAGACGGTGCAGGTGTGCCCGCACGGCCCCGAGGATGGGTGCGGCTGCCGCAAGCCCGCGCCCGGCATGGTGAAGGCCGCCTGCGCCGAGCTGGGCGTGCAGCCGGCCCGCTGCGTCGTCATCGGTGACATCGGCGCCGACGTCGAGGCCGCGGCCGCCGCCGGTGCCACGGGGATCATGGTTCCCACACCGGTCACGCGCTCCGCCGAGGTCGACGCCGCGCCGCACGTGGCGGCGACCCTGACCGGAGCGGTGGACGACGTGCTGGCGGGTGCGTGGTGA
- a CDS encoding tripartite tricarboxylate transporter substrate binding protein, whose translation MRRTRSTWPALIAASVLTLAACGGGEDAGEPASGDDAAAAGYPTESINLIVPYAPGGPTDLAARTIGSCIEEELGQTVVVENREGASGSVGMQAMLAGGNDGYALSLIAVPASATNPLQDDVGYTNEDYLPIAAVTEIPSALIVGADSQFATAEDFFSYAEENPGELNVGVPGTTTSQAMELRRLAEEYGVEVTAVPFTGNAEMTTAILGGNVDAIFINSSQDVLENIEAGSFVPLAISPAEPVDYIDAPTLAESGFPELTNSVSVFGLAAPAGVPDNVVSTLEETVDTCLQKDEVREQLGEQYVPDEFIDSEAFSTRIDEIVEAYGPILQE comes from the coding sequence ATGCGCCGTACCCGCTCCACCTGGCCCGCGCTCATCGCCGCGTCCGTGCTCACCCTCGCCGCCTGCGGCGGTGGGGAGGACGCCGGCGAGCCGGCCTCGGGCGACGACGCCGCCGCTGCCGGCTACCCGACCGAGAGCATCAACCTGATCGTCCCCTACGCCCCCGGTGGCCCGACCGACCTGGCGGCGCGCACCATCGGCAGCTGCATCGAGGAGGAGCTGGGCCAGACCGTCGTCGTGGAGAACCGCGAGGGCGCCTCGGGGTCGGTCGGCATGCAGGCCATGCTCGCCGGGGGGAACGACGGGTACGCCCTGTCGCTGATCGCGGTGCCGGCCTCGGCCACCAACCCGCTGCAGGACGACGTCGGCTACACCAACGAGGACTACCTCCCCATCGCCGCGGTCACCGAGATCCCGTCGGCGCTCATCGTCGGGGCGGACTCGCAGTTCGCCACCGCCGAGGACTTCTTCTCCTACGCCGAGGAGAACCCCGGCGAGCTCAACGTCGGCGTCCCCGGCACCACGACGTCGCAGGCCATGGAGCTGCGCCGGCTGGCCGAGGAGTACGGCGTCGAGGTCACGGCGGTGCCCTTCACCGGCAACGCCGAGATGACCACGGCGATCCTCGGTGGCAACGTCGACGCGATCTTCATCAACTCCTCGCAGGACGTGCTGGAGAACATCGAGGCCGGCAGCTTCGTCCCGCTGGCGATCAGCCCGGCCGAGCCGGTGGACTACATCGATGCGCCGACCCTGGCGGAGTCCGGGTTCCCCGAGCTCACCAACAGCGTGTCGGTCTTCGGTCTCGCCGCGCCGGCGGGCGTCCCCGACAACGTCGTCTCGACGCTGGAGGAGACGGTGGACACGTGCCTGCAGAAGGACGAGGTCCGCGAGCAGCTCGGCGAGCAGTACGTGCCCGACGAGTTCATCGACAGCGAGGCCTTCTCGACCCGGATCGACGAGATCGTCGAGGCCTACGGGCCGATCCTGCAGGAGTGA
- a CDS encoding MarR family transcriptional regulator — translation MPRSEDAIARGVPRDAAALPGAAPRPAETWLRIVQVHDRITRRVDSALHRHHDLSLTGFEALRRVAESPGERASMGEVADAVGLSRPGVTSTINRLVAQGLVIRERGAGDRRLLHARLTPAGRERVEAARVTHDDLVAHLLGLLGGDAAVVTDALARVSAATKTRC, via the coding sequence GTGCCACGGTCCGAGGACGCGATCGCGCGCGGTGTCCCCCGGGATGCCGCCGCTCTTCCCGGAGCAGCTCCCCGCCCCGCCGAGACGTGGTTGCGCATCGTGCAGGTGCACGACCGCATCACCCGGCGGGTCGACTCGGCGCTCCACCGCCACCACGACCTCTCCCTCACCGGTTTCGAGGCCCTCCGCCGGGTCGCCGAGTCGCCAGGGGAGCGGGCCTCGATGGGGGAGGTCGCCGACGCCGTCGGCCTGTCCCGGCCCGGGGTCACCAGCACGATCAACCGGCTGGTGGCGCAGGGGCTCGTGATCAGGGAGCGCGGGGCGGGTGACAGGCGGCTGCTGCACGCCCGGCTCACCCCGGCCGGGCGGGAGCGGGTGGAGGCGGCGCGCGTCACCCACGACGACCTGGTCGCGCACCTGCTGGGCCTGCTCGGTGGCGACGCCGCCGTCGTCACCGACGCCCTGGCCCGCGTCTCGGCCGCCACCAAGACTCGCTGCTGA
- a CDS encoding tripartite tricarboxylate transporter substrate binding protein codes for MRISSGLAGVALVSLLAACGGDDGGGTTDAGGGGGDAASYPTESIRMLVPYGAGGPTDLTTRTMGACVEEELGQTVVVENMPGGSGALATTELIGAEPDGHTLSLVTAGTMVLTPLANEVGYTKDDITPVGVMTEVPSVLAVGENSPYASAEDFFAAVEAQPGTVTVGTPGASTPQAIELQRLAEEHGVQVTAVPFNGNAEMTTALLGGNVDAVLINASSDVVQNIESGAFVPLVASPEERLSWLPDTPTFTELGYDGLTLSGSTFGLAGPAGLPDDVVSTLEDTLQTCLDKPEVQEQLGEEYVLEEFAGSEELAEILDRTQEVYEPILG; via the coding sequence ATGCGCATCTCGTCAGGCCTCGCGGGTGTGGCCCTGGTCAGCCTGCTCGCCGCGTGCGGCGGGGACGACGGCGGCGGCACCACGGACGCCGGTGGCGGTGGCGGTGACGCGGCGTCCTACCCGACCGAGTCGATCCGGATGCTGGTGCCCTACGGCGCCGGCGGGCCCACCGACCTGACCACCCGCACCATGGGCGCCTGCGTCGAGGAGGAGCTCGGGCAGACCGTGGTGGTCGAGAACATGCCGGGCGGTTCCGGCGCACTCGCGACGACGGAGCTGATCGGCGCCGAGCCCGACGGGCACACGCTGTCGCTGGTCACCGCGGGCACCATGGTGCTGACCCCGCTGGCCAACGAGGTGGGCTACACCAAGGACGACATCACGCCGGTCGGCGTCATGACCGAGGTGCCGTCCGTCCTCGCGGTCGGCGAGAACTCGCCGTACGCCTCCGCGGAGGACTTCTTCGCGGCGGTCGAGGCCCAGCCGGGAACCGTCACCGTGGGCACGCCCGGTGCCTCCACCCCCCAGGCCATCGAGCTGCAGCGGCTGGCCGAGGAGCACGGTGTGCAGGTCACCGCCGTGCCGTTCAACGGCAACGCCGAGATGACGACCGCCCTCCTCGGCGGGAACGTGGACGCCGTGCTGATCAACGCCTCGAGCGACGTCGTCCAGAACATCGAGTCGGGCGCCTTCGTCCCGCTCGTCGCGTCGCCCGAGGAGCGGCTGTCCTGGCTGCCCGACACCCCGACCTTCACCGAGCTGGGCTACGACGGCCTGACCCTCTCCGGCTCGACCTTCGGCCTCGCCGGACCGGCCGGGCTGCCCGACGACGTCGTCTCGACGCTGGAGGACACGCTGCAGACCTGCCTGGACAAGCCGGAGGTGCAGGAGCAGCTGGGCGAGGAGTACGTCCTGGAGGAGTTCGCCGGAAGCGAGGAGCTCGCCGAGATCCTCGACCGCACGCAGGAGGTCTACGAACCGATCCTCGGCTGA
- a CDS encoding 3-oxoacid CoA-transferase subunit A, producing the protein MIDKRVASLTDAVEGIADGATVLVGGFGAAGVPVELVHALLDQGATDLTIVTNNAGSGETDVAALIRERRVRKIICSYPRSVGSIWFEEFYRAGNIELELVPQGTLSERMRAAGAGLGGFFTPAGADSLLAEGKEVRMIAGRRHVFEEPLQGDVALVKALRADRWGNLVYNKAARNFGPTMATAATLTVVQVREFVELGDLDPESVVTPGIFVDRVVEVEEEA; encoded by the coding sequence ATGATCGACAAGCGGGTGGCGTCCCTGACCGACGCCGTCGAGGGCATCGCGGACGGCGCGACGGTCCTCGTGGGCGGGTTCGGCGCCGCCGGTGTGCCCGTCGAGCTCGTGCACGCGCTCCTCGACCAGGGGGCCACGGACCTGACGATCGTCACCAACAACGCGGGCAGCGGGGAGACCGACGTCGCCGCGCTGATCCGTGAACGGCGGGTCAGGAAGATCATCTGCTCGTACCCGCGGTCGGTCGGCTCGATCTGGTTCGAGGAGTTCTACCGGGCCGGGAACATCGAGCTGGAGCTGGTTCCGCAGGGCACGCTGAGCGAGCGGATGCGGGCGGCGGGGGCGGGCCTGGGCGGCTTCTTCACCCCCGCCGGGGCCGACTCCCTGCTGGCCGAGGGCAAGGAGGTGCGGATGATCGCCGGACGGCGACACGTCTTCGAGGAGCCGCTCCAGGGGGACGTCGCGCTGGTCAAGGCGTTGCGCGCGGATCGCTGGGGCAACCTGGTCTACAACAAGGCGGCCCGGAACTTCGGTCCGACGATGGCCACCGCCGCCACCCTCACCGTCGTGCAGGTGCGCGAGTTCGTGGAGCTGGGGGACCTCGATCCCGAGTCCGTGGTGACCCCGGGCATCTTCGTCGACCGGGTCGTCGAGGTGGAGGAGGAAGCGTGA
- a CDS encoding tripartite tricarboxylate transporter permease, giving the protein MEILEGIGQGFSVALDPTNLLYVFIGVLIGTVIGVLPGLGPTATIALLLPLTYEIEPVTAVILLAGIYYGSMYGGTITSVLLQLPGEAASVVTTFDGYQMAKQGRAGPALGIAAIGSWVGGTVAVIGLTLLAPPLADLAVSFGPPEYVALTALGILLVTYLGTRHPIKSLSMAALGLLLATIGQDAITGTTRFTFGQISLFDGLDFVAVAMGLFGVGEILYNVEQTEKAQAVIGKVKNIWPSRKDLRDSSGAIARGSVVGFFIGVLPGGGGVISSLASYAMEKRRAKDPTRFGKGAIEGVAGPETANNASSTSAFIPLLTLGIPANVVLALIFGALLIQGVTPGPQLISQNPEIFWGVIASMYIGNLMLLILNVPLVGFFVQLLRVRSGILASFALLVTMAGVFSVNNDPFDMWVVLVFGIVGWLMKKTGFEPGPLVLAFVLGAILERAFRQSMLLSGGEFSIFVTRPMSGTLFAAMALVVVFSTVAGIRRRRRSRPATPGEEDLAATGMTAEPEGTPGAENTDETAPPTGRGVGSDRP; this is encoded by the coding sequence GTGGAAATCCTCGAGGGCATCGGCCAGGGCTTCTCGGTCGCCCTGGACCCGACCAACCTGCTCTACGTCTTCATCGGCGTCCTGATCGGCACGGTCATCGGTGTGCTGCCGGGCCTCGGCCCGACGGCGACCATCGCGCTGCTGCTGCCGCTGACCTACGAGATCGAGCCCGTCACCGCGGTCATCCTGCTGGCGGGCATCTACTACGGGTCGATGTACGGCGGCACGATCACCTCGGTGCTGCTGCAGCTGCCCGGTGAGGCCGCGTCGGTGGTCACCACCTTCGACGGCTACCAGATGGCCAAGCAGGGCCGGGCCGGCCCGGCGCTGGGTATCGCCGCGATCGGCTCCTGGGTCGGCGGCACGGTCGCCGTCATCGGGCTGACGCTGCTCGCGCCGCCGCTGGCCGACCTCGCCGTCTCCTTCGGCCCGCCCGAGTACGTGGCCCTCACCGCGCTCGGCATCCTGCTGGTCACCTACCTGGGCACCCGGCACCCGATCAAGAGCCTGTCGATGGCCGCTCTCGGCCTGCTGCTGGCGACGATCGGGCAGGACGCGATCACCGGCACCACCCGCTTCACCTTCGGCCAGATCTCGCTGTTCGACGGGCTGGACTTCGTCGCCGTGGCGATGGGTCTCTTCGGCGTCGGCGAGATCCTCTACAACGTCGAGCAGACCGAGAAGGCGCAGGCGGTCATCGGCAAGGTCAAGAACATCTGGCCCAGCCGCAAGGACCTCAGGGACTCCTCCGGTGCGATCGCCCGCGGCTCGGTGGTCGGTTTCTTCATCGGGGTGCTGCCCGGCGGTGGTGGCGTCATCTCCTCGCTGGCCTCCTACGCGATGGAGAAGCGGCGGGCCAAGGACCCGACCCGGTTCGGCAAGGGCGCCATCGAGGGCGTCGCCGGACCGGAGACGGCGAACAACGCGTCGTCCACGTCGGCGTTCATCCCGCTGCTGACCCTCGGCATCCCGGCCAACGTCGTGCTCGCCCTCATCTTCGGAGCCCTGCTCATCCAGGGCGTCACGCCCGGCCCGCAGCTCATCTCGCAGAACCCGGAGATCTTCTGGGGCGTCATCGCCTCGATGTACATCGGGAACCTGATGCTGCTGATCCTGAACGTCCCACTGGTCGGCTTCTTCGTACAGCTGCTGCGGGTCCGCTCGGGCATCCTCGCCTCGTTCGCCCTGCTGGTCACGATGGCCGGGGTGTTCTCGGTGAACAACGACCCGTTCGACATGTGGGTCGTGCTGGTGTTCGGGATCGTCGGCTGGCTGATGAAGAAGACCGGCTTCGAACCGGGTCCGCTGGTGCTGGCCTTCGTCCTGGGCGCGATCCTCGAGCGGGCGTTCCGCCAGTCGATGCTGCTCTCCGGCGGCGAGTTCTCGATCTTCGTCACCCGGCCGATGTCGGGCACCCTCTTCGCCGCGATGGCCCTGGTGGTCGTCTTCAGCACGGTCGCCGGCATCCGTCGCCGGCGACGCAGCCGACCGGCCACGCCGGGGGAGGAGGACCTGGCGGCGACCGGGATGACCGCCGAGCCCGAGGGCACGCCCGGTGCGGAGAACACCGACGAGACCGCGCCTCCCACAGGGCGCGGTGTGGGGAGCGATCGACCCTGA
- a CDS encoding acetolactate synthase large subunit, which produces MNGAQALIRTMVDGGVDVCFSNPGTSEMHFVAALDAVPEMRGVLCLFEGVATGAADGYGRMTDRPAGVLLHLGPGLANGLANLHNARRAATPMVTVVGDHAGYHKEYDSPLESDIDALAGTVSGWMRRSGRAADVAGDAAEAIAAARTAPGQIATLILPADVSWSEGAEPAAPPAPGAARAVPDDAVARVAALLTSGEPSAILVGGAATRAPGLRAASRVARAAGARLYCETFPARLERGEGLPPVERLPRAGQQVAQRLAGVRHLVLAGARPPVEFFAYPDRPSSLVPDGCEVHVLAGAGEDVVGALDSLADLLGPATDPERQPLLRPDLPTGALTPDTVGAALGALLPEGAVVVDEGVTSSRQMPVPTAGAPRHDWLTLTGGAIGQGLPVATGAAVARPGQRVVCLEGDGSAMYTISALWTQARESLDVTTVVFSNRSYRILEGELRNVGAEASGPRSRDLLELARPDLDFVSLAAGMGVPGSRATTAEEFAEQFRRANAAPGPHVIDVVFSVP; this is translated from the coding sequence GTGAACGGGGCGCAGGCCCTCATCCGGACGATGGTCGACGGCGGCGTCGACGTCTGCTTCAGCAACCCGGGCACCTCGGAGATGCACTTCGTCGCCGCGCTCGACGCCGTTCCGGAGATGCGGGGCGTGCTGTGCCTGTTCGAGGGCGTGGCGACCGGTGCGGCGGACGGCTACGGCCGGATGACCGACCGACCGGCCGGCGTCCTGCTCCACCTCGGGCCGGGTCTGGCCAACGGCCTGGCCAACCTGCACAACGCGCGCCGCGCAGCGACGCCGATGGTCACCGTCGTCGGTGACCACGCCGGCTACCACAAGGAGTACGACTCCCCGCTGGAGTCCGACATCGACGCCCTCGCCGGCACGGTGTCGGGCTGGATGCGCCGCTCCGGCCGCGCCGCCGACGTCGCGGGCGACGCGGCAGAGGCGATCGCCGCGGCCCGCACGGCCCCCGGGCAGATCGCCACGCTCATCCTGCCCGCCGACGTCTCGTGGTCCGAGGGTGCCGAACCCGCGGCGCCGCCGGCGCCCGGAGCGGCGAGGGCCGTGCCGGACGACGCCGTCGCCCGGGTCGCAGCGCTCCTGACCTCCGGCGAGCCCTCCGCGATCCTCGTGGGCGGGGCGGCGACGCGGGCGCCGGGGCTGCGGGCGGCCAGCCGGGTGGCGCGGGCGGCCGGCGCACGGCTGTACTGCGAGACCTTCCCGGCGCGGCTGGAGCGCGGCGAGGGCCTGCCGCCCGTCGAGCGCCTGCCCCGGGCCGGCCAGCAGGTCGCCCAGCGGCTGGCCGGGGTGCGCCACCTCGTCCTCGCCGGGGCGCGGCCACCGGTGGAGTTCTTCGCCTACCCCGACCGGCCCAGCAGCCTGGTCCCCGACGGGTGCGAGGTGCACGTGCTCGCCGGCGCAGGGGAGGACGTGGTCGGCGCGCTCGACTCCTTGGCCGACCTCCTCGGCCCGGCCACCGATCCCGAACGGCAGCCCCTCCTGCGGCCCGACCTGCCCACCGGCGCGCTCACCCCCGACACGGTGGGCGCGGCGCTCGGCGCCCTGCTGCCGGAGGGGGCGGTCGTGGTCGACGAGGGTGTCACGTCCAGCCGGCAGATGCCCGTCCCGACCGCCGGTGCGCCGCGCCACGACTGGCTGACGCTCACCGGCGGGGCGATCGGCCAGGGGCTCCCGGTCGCCACGGGGGCGGCCGTCGCCCGCCCCGGGCAGCGCGTCGTCTGCCTGGAGGGCGACGGCAGCGCCATGTACACCATCTCGGCGTTGTGGACCCAGGCGCGCGAGTCGCTCGACGTCACCACTGTCGTGTTCAGCAACCGGTCCTACCGCATCCTCGAAGGCGAGCTCCGCAACGTCGGGGCGGAGGCGTCCGGGCCGCGGTCGAGGGACCTGCTGGAGCTGGCCCGGCCGGACCTCGACTTCGTCTCGCTGGCCGCCGGGATGGGCGTCCCCGGCAGCCGGGCGACGACCGCGGAGGAGTTCGCCGAGCAGTTCCGCCGGGCGAACGCGGCGCCGGGACCGCACGTGATCGACGTCGTGTTCTCGGTGCCCTGA
- a CDS encoding tripartite tricarboxylate transporter TctB family protein, giving the protein MSKQLHRIGPLVLVLLGVAALLGARGLGLGELSIPGPGLWPFIVSILLTGTGLILLFVDDPEEYEPWTRGTLGIAMGLVSLGVFIVLFQAIGFLVSAVLMLLFWLRIFAREPWRWAVPLAVIGALVFHLLFVEALAVPFPDGIVFAPFGG; this is encoded by the coding sequence ATGTCGAAGCAGTTGCACCGGATCGGCCCGTTGGTCCTGGTGCTCCTCGGTGTGGCCGCACTGCTGGGCGCCCGCGGTCTGGGGCTGGGTGAACTGAGCATCCCGGGCCCAGGCCTGTGGCCGTTCATCGTGTCGATCCTGCTCACCGGAACGGGCTTGATCCTGCTGTTCGTCGACGACCCCGAGGAGTACGAGCCGTGGACCCGCGGCACGCTCGGGATCGCCATGGGCCTGGTCAGCCTCGGGGTGTTCATCGTGCTCTTCCAGGCGATCGGGTTCCTGGTGTCGGCCGTGCTCATGCTGCTGTTCTGGCTGCGGATCTTCGCCCGGGAGCCGTGGCGCTGGGCCGTTCCCCTCGCGGTGATCGGGGCGCTGGTCTTCCACCTGCTGTTCGTGGAGGCGCTGGCCGTACCCTTCCCCGACGGCATCGTCTTCGCACCGTTCGGGGGCTGA